From Rhodococcus sp. B7740, one genomic window encodes:
- a CDS encoding alpha/beta hydrolase, which yields MTSIIDDDHLPHGVSRSGCRRTRLAAVTTRLLLRPVTNLLPTSRGGIEFSRRLVATSMNLFGPVPKGTTVDLVADGSVRGEWVRAPGRTPGQRVILYIHGSAYVICSARTHRGLTARLSRSTGLPVFTVDYRLAPEHPFPAAADDLEAAYRWLLSQGYDAANIVIAGDSAGGHLAADLLIENDRTGTPQPGAMVLFSPLIDLDFELSARMERLRKDPMISAKAARGLVSLYTDGHDASLPRLRLDLGRVRELPPTLIQVGGAEMLRGDARHLHSMIDQAGGSSELEIWPDQMHVFQALPRLIPEAEHALERAAQFVTRALDSQVGQHDSKEQVSR from the coding sequence GTGACCTCGATCATCGACGACGATCATCTGCCGCACGGCGTATCGCGATCAGGCTGCAGGCGAACACGTCTCGCTGCCGTGACGACTCGGCTGCTTCTGCGCCCGGTGACGAACCTGCTCCCGACCTCCCGCGGCGGCATCGAGTTCTCTCGACGCCTCGTCGCCACCTCGATGAACCTGTTCGGTCCTGTGCCGAAGGGAACGACGGTGGACCTGGTGGCCGACGGCTCGGTGCGCGGCGAATGGGTGCGAGCGCCCGGCCGAACGCCAGGGCAGCGAGTGATCCTCTACATCCACGGCAGTGCCTACGTCATCTGCTCGGCGCGGACGCATCGTGGCCTGACCGCGAGGCTGTCCAGGTCCACCGGCCTGCCGGTGTTCACGGTGGACTATCGGCTCGCCCCGGAACACCCGTTTCCCGCGGCGGCCGACGACCTCGAAGCCGCGTACCGCTGGCTGCTGAGTCAGGGGTACGACGCTGCGAACATCGTCATCGCCGGGGACTCGGCCGGTGGACACCTGGCCGCAGACCTGCTGATCGAGAACGACCGGACCGGCACGCCGCAACCGGGAGCGATGGTGCTGTTCTCGCCGCTGATCGATCTCGATTTCGAGCTCTCGGCCCGGATGGAGCGCTTACGGAAGGACCCGATGATCTCGGCGAAGGCGGCGCGAGGACTGGTCTCGCTCTACACGGACGGCCACGACGCGAGCCTCCCCCGACTACGGCTCGATCTCGGCCGTGTGCGAGAGCTGCCACCGACGCTGATCCAAGTGGGCGGAGCCGAGATGCTGCGGGGCGATGCGCGGCATCTGCACTCGATGATCGACCAGGCAGGAGGCAGCAGCGAACTCGAAATCTGGCCCGATCAGATGCACGTGTTCCAGGCCCTCCCACGGCTGATACCCGAGGCCGAACATGCGCTCGAGCGTGCAGCCCAGTTCGTCACCAGGGCACTCGACAGTCAAGTCGGACAACATGATTCGAAGGAACAGGTGAGCAGATGA
- a CDS encoding NAD(P)/FAD-dependent oxidoreductase, whose product MARRRVVVIGGGFGGLHAARRLRNEDVDVTVLERGTSHVFQPLLYQCATGLVSEGSIASPLRHLLRKQKNVYVALGEATSVTPGVDGSAGDGGVVTASRFDGSTFELPYDYLVVAVGMQQAYHGHDEYVQWAPGMKTLDDALAIRRKLISAFEMAESLPTPEERRPWLTFAVAGGGPTGVELAGQIRELATRALAKEFDSIHPSEARVLLFHGGDRVLESFPDSLTKKAQRTLDAVGVETHLGVHVTDVTATDVEVTAKAEPKTATRYDTRTVLWTAGVEAVPFVKQLADAMGVEQDRSGRIAVQPDLSIPGHPNVFVVGDIMSLNKLAGVAEVAMQGGRAAGAAIAADLTASARKDFKYRDLGTAAYIARGHALVQAGPLRMSGFLGWVSWGVIHIAFLAGNRNRVGTLINWAATLATGTRRERAITYGDPETARKPYN is encoded by the coding sequence ATGGCACGTCGACGGGTTGTGGTCATCGGTGGAGGATTCGGCGGACTCCACGCGGCACGGCGTCTGCGCAACGAAGACGTCGATGTTACCGTGCTCGAGCGCGGTACCTCGCACGTCTTCCAGCCGCTGCTCTACCAATGCGCCACCGGTCTGGTGTCGGAGGGCTCGATCGCCAGTCCGCTGCGACACCTGCTGCGCAAACAGAAGAACGTGTATGTGGCACTGGGTGAAGCGACCTCGGTGACCCCCGGTGTCGACGGCTCAGCGGGTGACGGCGGAGTGGTGACGGCGAGCCGATTCGACGGCTCGACCTTCGAGCTGCCCTACGACTACCTCGTCGTCGCCGTCGGAATGCAGCAGGCGTACCACGGCCACGACGAATACGTGCAGTGGGCACCGGGCATGAAGACCCTCGACGACGCCCTTGCGATCAGACGAAAGTTGATCTCCGCCTTCGAGATGGCCGAGTCTCTCCCCACCCCCGAGGAGCGCAGGCCGTGGCTCACCTTCGCGGTGGCCGGTGGAGGCCCGACCGGAGTCGAATTAGCCGGCCAGATAAGAGAACTCGCCACCAGAGCGTTGGCAAAGGAGTTCGATTCGATTCACCCGTCGGAAGCGCGAGTTCTGCTGTTCCACGGCGGCGACCGCGTACTCGAATCGTTCCCCGACTCGCTGACGAAGAAAGCGCAACGCACCCTCGATGCCGTCGGCGTGGAAACGCATCTCGGTGTACACGTCACCGACGTCACGGCCACCGACGTCGAGGTCACGGCCAAAGCCGAACCCAAGACCGCCACACGCTACGACACCCGCACCGTGCTGTGGACCGCAGGCGTGGAAGCTGTCCCGTTCGTGAAGCAACTCGCCGACGCCATGGGAGTGGAGCAGGACCGATCGGGACGCATCGCCGTGCAACCGGATCTCTCGATCCCCGGACACCCCAACGTCTTCGTCGTCGGAGACATCATGTCGCTGAACAAGCTTGCGGGAGTCGCCGAGGTGGCCATGCAGGGCGGCCGAGCGGCGGGCGCGGCAATCGCAGCGGACCTAACCGCCTCTGCGCGAAAGGATTTCAAGTACCGAGACCTCGGAACCGCGGCCTACATCGCCCGCGGACACGCACTGGTGCAGGCCGGGCCGCTGCGCATGTCCGGGTTCCTCGGCTGGGTCTCGTGGGGCGTCATCCACATCGCGTTCCTCGCCGGCAACCGCAATCGCGTCGGGACACTGATCAACTGGGCCGCAACCCTGGCCACCGGCACCCGACGCGAACGAGCCATCACCTACGGCGACCCCGAAACGGCGCGGAAGCCGTACAACTGA
- a CDS encoding flavin-containing monooxygenase, which yields MTKSQGRWPEFDGSDDNVEDVLIIGAGISGIGAAYRLQQMAPELSYAILEGRERAGGTWDLFRYPGIRSDSDIFTFSFPHTPWQGDTLLAHGEDIRNYIVDTAYANGIDERTRFSTMVTAANWDSSTDMWTVDALTNGVPTTYRSRFLFLCTGYFDYSGGYTPDLPGLDEFTGQVVHPQQWPEDLDHSGKKVVVIGSGATAITLVPTLAAEAASVTMLQRSPTYIASLPMTDPFTTITKRLLPDTLAHSALRWRNALLMVGSYQLCRRAPKTARKVFRAMTKAQLPRGYDVDKHFKPTYAPWDQRLCVVPDGDLFEAIRSGRASVVTDRIAEITADGILLESGDEIPADIIVTATGLKLQAFGGIELSLDGERLEAHDKFVYKGHMLEDVPNVAWSIGYTNASWTLKADMTAQAVAKLLVYMRSHGYTHAIPDRQGKAVDSRPVVDLAAGYVTRSLNELPKSGTERPWSVRQNYILDRIDARFDDLTESMTFGRAAKSSAAGTASSGTANVYRIQPRKIGMQ from the coding sequence GTGACGAAAAGCCAAGGTCGGTGGCCCGAGTTCGACGGTTCCGACGACAACGTCGAGGACGTTCTCATCATCGGTGCCGGTATATCGGGCATCGGAGCCGCATATCGCTTGCAGCAGATGGCGCCGGAGCTCAGCTACGCGATTCTCGAAGGTCGCGAGCGAGCAGGCGGTACCTGGGATCTGTTCCGATACCCCGGTATTCGCTCCGACAGTGACATCTTCACGTTCTCGTTCCCGCACACGCCGTGGCAGGGCGACACACTGCTCGCTCACGGAGAAGACATCCGCAACTACATCGTCGATACCGCCTACGCCAACGGAATCGACGAGCGCACGCGTTTCTCGACCATGGTCACCGCAGCGAACTGGGACTCGTCGACGGACATGTGGACGGTCGACGCCCTGACGAACGGTGTTCCCACGACCTACCGCAGTCGATTCCTGTTCCTGTGCACCGGCTACTTCGACTATTCGGGCGGGTACACCCCCGACCTTCCCGGGCTGGACGAGTTCACCGGTCAGGTGGTGCATCCGCAGCAGTGGCCCGAGGACCTCGATCACTCCGGCAAGAAGGTCGTCGTGATCGGAAGTGGAGCAACCGCAATCACATTGGTGCCCACGCTTGCGGCCGAGGCCGCGTCGGTGACGATGCTGCAGCGCTCACCGACCTACATAGCGTCGCTGCCGATGACCGATCCGTTCACCACGATCACCAAACGCCTGCTTCCGGACACGCTCGCGCACAGCGCACTTCGCTGGCGCAACGCCCTGTTGATGGTCGGTTCCTACCAGCTCTGCCGCCGTGCACCGAAGACGGCCCGCAAGGTCTTTCGCGCGATGACGAAAGCCCAACTGCCGCGAGGGTACGACGTCGACAAGCACTTCAAGCCGACGTACGCCCCGTGGGACCAGCGGCTGTGCGTCGTACCCGACGGCGATCTGTTCGAGGCCATCCGCTCCGGTCGAGCGAGCGTGGTGACCGACCGAATCGCCGAGATCACCGCCGACGGCATCCTGCTGGAATCGGGCGACGAAATCCCGGCCGACATCATCGTCACCGCAACGGGATTGAAGCTGCAGGCGTTCGGCGGTATCGAGTTGTCGCTGGACGGTGAGCGGCTCGAAGCGCACGACAAGTTCGTCTACAAGGGCCACATGCTCGAGGACGTACCCAACGTCGCATGGTCCATCGGGTACACCAACGCATCGTGGACGCTCAAGGCGGACATGACAGCGCAGGCTGTGGCCAAACTCCTGGTGTACATGCGATCTCACGGATACACCCATGCGATCCCGGACCGGCAGGGCAAAGCTGTCGACTCTCGTCCGGTCGTCGATCTGGCGGCCGGTTACGTCACGCGGTCTCTGAACGAGCTACCGAAATCGGGGACCGAACGCCCGTGGTCGGTGCGCCAGAACTACATTCTGGACAGAATCGACGCACGGTTCGACGATCTGACGGAATCGATGACCTTCGGCCGTGCGGCGAAGTCGAGTGCGGCTGGGACGGCCTCGTCGGGAACGGCGAACGTGTATCGCATCCAGCCGAGAAAGATCGGTATGCAGTGA
- a CDS encoding SDR family NAD(P)-dependent oxidoreductase produces the protein MRTKAGRPSYGSRAVVTGAGSGIGRAFALELARRGGAVMCADISLPRAQETVAMVNALGGTGYAVECDVSIRENVEELALRAGIEFDGPTTVVINNAGVGIGGKPVGSIGFEDWNWALGINLWGVIHGCEVFTPGLRAAGEGGIINVASAAGFAAAPLMGPYNVGKAAVMSLSETMAAELSGTGVRVSVLCPTFVKTNVAVDGRITAGSSRLAEFAMRWTGRSPDKIAARTLDAFDRGRLYVVPQFDAKAVWRFKRLLPAVYVRFLGLLNRVMPAEQQQAKNESFTSTTTGA, from the coding sequence ATGAGGACCAAGGCCGGAAGACCCTCGTACGGGTCGAGAGCGGTGGTGACCGGCGCGGGCAGCGGCATCGGCCGTGCGTTCGCGCTCGAACTGGCTCGTCGCGGAGGAGCCGTCATGTGCGCCGACATCTCGCTGCCGCGAGCGCAGGAGACCGTCGCGATGGTGAACGCTCTCGGCGGCACCGGATACGCCGTCGAATGCGATGTGTCGATTCGCGAGAACGTCGAGGAGCTGGCGCTGCGGGCCGGCATCGAATTCGACGGGCCCACCACGGTGGTCATCAACAACGCAGGCGTCGGAATCGGCGGAAAGCCGGTCGGCAGCATCGGTTTCGAGGACTGGAACTGGGCTCTGGGAATCAACCTCTGGGGTGTGATCCACGGCTGCGAGGTGTTCACCCCTGGACTGCGTGCCGCCGGTGAGGGCGGAATCATCAACGTCGCGTCCGCGGCAGGCTTTGCCGCTGCGCCGCTGATGGGTCCGTACAACGTCGGCAAGGCCGCAGTGATGAGCCTGTCGGAAACGATGGCGGCGGAGCTGTCGGGTACCGGTGTACGGGTGTCGGTTCTGTGCCCGACGTTCGTCAAGACCAACGTGGCCGTCGACGGCCGAATCACCGCCGGCTCGTCGCGGCTGGCCGAGTTCGCGATGCGCTGGACCGGACGGTCTCCCGACAAGATCGCTGCCCGAACCCTCGACGCCTTCGACCGGGGTCGGCTCTACGTCGTGCCCCAGTTCGACGCCAAGGCAGTCTGGCGATTCAAGAGACTGCTGCCCGCGGTCTACGTGCGTTTTCTCGGGTTGCTCAATCGTGTGATGCCCGCCGAGCAGCAGCAGGCGAAGAACGAATCTTTCACCTCGACGACCACAGGAGCCTGA
- a CDS encoding DUF6153 family protein encodes MSCYRRCHAFSDPTQSPGFASATGLLIALTILGVLLMHSVTPTMSVSSEHAAMASTTHHEDPVQVAAGEHDCPSTHQMMHPCAGTTVAWAALSVPATSVDVVHAPMSDDGIGGRTDSISERAPPWTLWELDRSVTLRV; translated from the coding sequence ATGTCTTGCTATCGTCGATGTCATGCATTCAGTGATCCGACGCAGTCGCCGGGCTTCGCCTCGGCGACCGGATTGCTGATCGCGCTGACGATCCTCGGGGTGCTGCTGATGCACTCGGTGACACCGACCATGTCGGTGAGCAGCGAACACGCTGCCATGGCGTCGACGACCCACCACGAGGATCCGGTACAGGTGGCGGCCGGCGAACACGACTGCCCGTCGACGCATCAGATGATGCATCCGTGCGCGGGAACCACGGTGGCGTGGGCTGCGTTGTCGGTCCCGGCGACGAGCGTCGATGTCGTCCACGCCCCGATGTCGGACGACGGTATCGGTGGGCGCACCGACTCCATCTCGGAGCGTGCGCCGCCGTGGACCCTCTGGGAGCTGGACAGATCGGTGACCTTGCGAGTGTGA
- a CDS encoding ferredoxin--NADP reductase yields the protein MTIFESSPSADLDTSAIGPEDRIFEVEIAEVTYEIDDAISLGFRVPEDHEDRFRYEPGQFLTLEIPCTDGGSVARCYSFSSSPVRDPLPTVTVKRIQGGVASHWLHDNAVRGMRLRALKPSGMFGPESWDVDFVLMAAGSGITPIMSIVKTALFEHDNRITLVYANQNRDSVIFGEQLTELRSRFPDRLDIHHWYTSDSGLPTAVGLASMDATVPDECEAFLCGPAQYMNVAEEWLTLTGTTAHRTHREVFSSFESNPFRTADTELPHRTDANSVTARVEIDGMDTEFTWNADTKLLDRLLELGLDPPYVCREGTCGGCAYTLTEGTVTMLANETLDEYELQHGVRLACQSVPDSTTVRAVFDR from the coding sequence GTGACGATTTTCGAGAGCTCACCATCGGCGGATCTCGATACCTCTGCCATCGGTCCCGAGGACAGGATCTTCGAGGTGGAGATCGCCGAGGTGACCTACGAAATCGACGATGCGATCTCTCTCGGTTTCAGGGTGCCCGAGGACCACGAAGACCGGTTTCGGTACGAGCCGGGTCAATTTCTCACCCTCGAGATTCCGTGCACCGACGGCGGTTCGGTGGCCCGCTGCTACTCCTTCTCGAGCTCCCCCGTCCGTGACCCGCTCCCCACCGTGACAGTGAAGCGCATCCAGGGCGGAGTGGCGTCACACTGGTTGCACGACAACGCCGTTCGCGGGATGCGACTGAGAGCGCTGAAACCGTCGGGTATGTTCGGACCCGAGAGCTGGGACGTGGATTTCGTCCTCATGGCCGCAGGCAGCGGGATCACCCCGATCATGTCGATCGTCAAGACCGCCCTGTTCGAGCACGACAATCGGATCACCCTCGTCTACGCCAACCAGAACCGTGACTCGGTGATCTTCGGGGAGCAGCTGACCGAACTACGGTCTCGCTTTCCCGATCGTCTCGACATTCACCATTGGTACACCTCGGATTCGGGGCTACCCACCGCTGTCGGACTGGCGTCGATGGACGCGACAGTTCCCGACGAATGCGAGGCGTTCCTGTGCGGGCCTGCGCAGTACATGAACGTCGCCGAGGAATGGCTCACCCTTACCGGCACGACCGCGCACAGAACCCATCGAGAGGTGTTCTCCTCCTTCGAGTCCAATCCGTTTCGGACCGCCGACACCGAGTTGCCCCACCGAACCGATGCGAACTCCGTCACCGCTCGGGTCGAGATCGACGGAATGGACACCGAGTTCACCTGGAATGCGGACACGAAGCTGCTCGACCGCCTCCTCGAACTCGGTCTCGATCCGCCGTACGTGTGCCGCGAAGGAACCTGCGGCGGGTGTGCCTACACGCTCACCGAGGGCACCGTGACCATGCTCGCGAACGAGACTCTCGACGAGTACGAACTCCAGCACGGCGTCCGATTGGCGTGCCAGTCCGTGCCCGATTCGACGACGGTTCGCGCGGTGTTCGACCGCTGA
- a CDS encoding DUF305 domain-containing protein: protein MRTTLVSSLAAATVSAFLLAGCSSDDSSMDGHSMGSPNSSSESSASSDQADASAEFNDADVMFAQMMYPHHAQAVEMAAMVEGRTENPDVVALASAIEAAQQPEMDRMTAWLTEWGQPMPDMDMDMGGMDHSSGMGMMTQQDMDALSAATGGEFDSQWLTMMIEHHEGAIEMANVEIEDGTFPQAQEMARTIVASQQQEIDTMRTLLG from the coding sequence ATGCGTACAACACTCGTCTCTTCGCTGGCCGCTGCCACCGTGAGCGCATTCCTTCTCGCCGGCTGCAGTAGCGACGACTCGTCGATGGACGGCCATTCGATGGGGTCGCCGAACTCGTCGTCGGAATCCTCGGCGTCGTCTGACCAGGCCGACGCGTCGGCAGAATTCAACGATGCGGACGTGATGTTCGCGCAGATGATGTACCCGCACCATGCGCAGGCGGTCGAGATGGCGGCAATGGTCGAGGGCCGCACCGAGAATCCGGACGTAGTGGCCTTGGCGTCGGCGATCGAAGCCGCTCAGCAACCCGAGATGGACCGGATGACCGCCTGGCTCACAGAGTGGGGCCAGCCCATGCCCGACATGGACATGGACATGGGCGGTATGGACCACAGCTCGGGCATGGGCATGATGACTCAGCAGGACATGGACGCATTGAGCGCGGCCACCGGTGGCGAGTTCGACAGTCAGTGGCTGACGATGATGATCGAGCACCACGAAGGTGCGATCGAGATGGCGAACGTGGAGATCGAAGACGGGACATTCCCGCAAGCACAGGAGATGGCTCGCACGATCGTGGCCTCACAGCAGCAGGAAATCGACACCATGCGGACGTTGCTCGGCTGA
- a CDS encoding alpha/beta fold hydrolase codes for MTSDIDGLTLAHTIRGEGPTLVLIHGIVHRQHAWDSVVETLARHRRVVTVDLPGHGASPELPTEEFDLGPWIVAELERFLEHVAVDGEKPHVAGNSLGGYFALELAARGSVASATALSPAGFFRGHWDQTRALLVFRFLRAASRVIGPIAPAVMRNVVGRTIANGVFYAKPWRVPAATATIDALSITTNRAIDAAGNAVPRFSVPVDETVPVTVAWGRRDWVLPVYQAPLVRRIFPQADVTTYPGLGHVPMSDDPELVASILLRGSRAVSQSA; via the coding sequence GTGACGTCGGACATCGATGGACTCACCCTGGCTCACACGATCCGGGGTGAGGGCCCTACCTTGGTGCTCATTCACGGCATCGTGCACCGGCAACACGCGTGGGACAGCGTCGTCGAGACTCTGGCACGGCACCGGCGAGTGGTGACGGTGGATCTGCCCGGCCACGGAGCGTCACCGGAACTGCCCACCGAGGAATTCGACCTCGGTCCGTGGATCGTGGCAGAGCTCGAGCGCTTCCTCGAGCACGTGGCCGTGGACGGTGAGAAGCCACACGTGGCCGGAAATTCGCTGGGTGGGTACTTCGCACTCGAGCTCGCGGCCCGTGGGTCGGTCGCCTCGGCCACCGCACTCTCACCGGCGGGCTTCTTCCGCGGCCACTGGGATCAGACACGAGCACTGCTCGTCTTTCGCTTTCTCAGGGCCGCGTCCCGGGTCATCGGTCCGATCGCACCGGCCGTCATGAGGAACGTCGTCGGTCGTACGATCGCCAACGGCGTGTTCTACGCCAAGCCGTGGCGAGTTCCGGCGGCGACGGCCACGATCGATGCGCTGAGCATCACCACCAACCGTGCGATCGACGCAGCGGGTAACGCGGTGCCGCGCTTCAGCGTTCCGGTCGACGAGACCGTTCCCGTCACCGTCGCGTGGGGGCGTCGCGACTGGGTTCTGCCGGTGTACCAGGCACCGCTGGTGCGTCGAATCTTTCCGCAGGCCGACGTGACGACGTACCCGGGGCTCGGACACGTGCCGATGTCGGACGATCCGGAGTTGGTGGCGTCGATTCTGCTGAGGGGATCACGAGCGGTATCGCAATCGGCATGA
- a CDS encoding alpha/beta hydrolase yields MTPVASADELPAATTQSSNGSRIESVNTLDNRQVQLQVFSASMNRTIPVTVQRPADESVSRPVLYLLNGAGGGEDAASWQSQTDAEAFFSDKNAYIVTPQKGKWSYYTDWLQDDPKLGSNKWSTFLGEELPPLIDAQFDTNGRQSLAALSMTGTSVLNIAIKYPGKFTGVAAYSGCAQTSDPIGQQFVKLVVETYGGGNVENMWGPLDGPVWRENDPLLNAEKLRGTQIYMSTGSGLPGAPNDTYANPRLKNDPATLANQVIVGGGIEVATNFCTSNLAKRLDQLGIPATVDFRPIGNHSWGYWQDDLHKSWPFLAGSLGI; encoded by the coding sequence ATGACGCCCGTCGCGTCCGCAGACGAACTGCCTGCGGCCACGACGCAGTCGAGCAACGGATCGCGAATCGAGTCGGTGAACACCCTCGACAACCGCCAGGTTCAGCTCCAGGTGTTCTCGGCGTCGATGAACCGCACCATTCCCGTGACGGTGCAGCGCCCCGCCGACGAGAGCGTGTCCCGCCCGGTGCTGTACCTGCTCAACGGCGCAGGCGGCGGCGAGGATGCAGCATCGTGGCAGTCGCAGACCGACGCCGAGGCCTTCTTCTCGGACAAGAACGCGTACATCGTGACCCCGCAGAAGGGCAAGTGGTCGTACTACACCGACTGGCTGCAGGACGATCCGAAGCTCGGTAGCAACAAGTGGAGCACCTTCCTCGGCGAAGAACTGCCCCCGCTGATCGACGCCCAGTTCGACACCAACGGCCGCCAGTCGCTCGCAGCGCTGTCGATGACGGGCACCTCGGTTCTCAACATCGCGATCAAGTACCCGGGCAAGTTCACCGGCGTCGCTGCCTACAGTGGCTGCGCTCAGACCTCCGACCCCATCGGTCAGCAGTTCGTCAAGCTCGTCGTCGAGACCTACGGCGGCGGCAACGTCGAGAACATGTGGGGACCGCTCGACGGCCCCGTGTGGCGCGAGAACGATCCGCTGCTCAACGCCGAGAAGCTCCGCGGAACGCAGATCTACATGAGCACCGGTAGCGGCCTGCCGGGTGCACCGAACGACACCTACGCCAACCCGCGCCTGAAGAACGATCCGGCGACGCTCGCCAACCAGGTCATCGTCGGCGGCGGCATCGAAGTTGCCACCAACTTCTGCACCTCGAACCTTGCCAAGCGCCTCGACCAGCTCGGCATCCCGGCCACCGTGGACTTCCGCCCGATCGGAAACCACTCGTGGGGCTACTGGCAGGACGACCTGCACAAGTCCTGGCCCTTCCTGGCGGGATCGCTCGGCATCTGA
- a CDS encoding TetR/AcrR family transcriptional regulator, whose product MSVAVKVDGRSDRWREHRITRRRELLDRTLAAIREHGHDVGMDAIASANGVSKTVLYKHFTDKKGLADAAMARYVETALMPRIQDAMSEDLDEYRLTRAVIGAYVTTVATDPDIYIYVHANNAVSGNQEIITAAEGLIADLLATVIIDRFGEREFSTAGSMPIAFAMIGAVRLASHWWIFDRTMTADELVDYLTMMVWGGIAGIARAAGSAATFTSEPHSLTLEG is encoded by the coding sequence ATGAGCGTTGCGGTGAAGGTGGACGGTCGTAGCGACCGGTGGCGCGAGCACAGAATCACCCGGCGACGTGAACTGCTCGATCGCACACTGGCAGCAATTCGCGAGCACGGACACGACGTGGGTATGGATGCCATCGCCTCCGCGAACGGTGTCTCGAAAACCGTTCTGTACAAACATTTCACCGACAAGAAGGGTCTCGCCGACGCCGCGATGGCTCGATACGTCGAGACTGCACTGATGCCTCGGATCCAGGACGCGATGTCCGAGGACCTCGACGAGTACCGGCTCACCCGCGCAGTGATCGGTGCCTACGTCACGACGGTCGCCACCGATCCCGATATCTACATCTACGTCCACGCCAACAATGCAGTCAGCGGCAATCAGGAGATCATCACCGCGGCGGAGGGGCTGATCGCAGACTTGCTGGCCACGGTCATCATCGACAGATTCGGAGAGCGCGAGTTCTCGACGGCCGGCTCGATGCCCATCGCATTCGCCATGATCGGTGCGGTCCGGCTGGCATCGCACTGGTGGATCTTCGATCGAACCATGACGGCCGACGAACTCGTCGACTACCTCACCATGATGGTCTGGGGCGGAATCGCAGGCATAGCTCGCGCCGCGGGATCGGCTGCGACCTTCACGTCGGAGCCTCACTCGCTGACGCTCGAGGGCTGA
- a CDS encoding CsbD family protein, giving the protein MADFIDKAQHKAEELAGTAKEKVGEATGDDSLRAEGATDQAKANTHQAADSVSDAAENVADTATDAAKEAKHAASDVADKAADVAEDVKDTVKDKVQNVDVDDVKEKASQVADKAADKASAVADDVKNTVRNIDSDDVAQAAKVGTPVIAAIAAAAGAVAFVLIRRRNRRRSAAHLFVPSKRTTRKLAKKARKHSF; this is encoded by the coding sequence ATGGCCGACTTCATCGACAAGGCTCAGCACAAGGCAGAGGAACTGGCCGGGACTGCGAAGGAGAAGGTCGGCGAGGCCACCGGTGACGACAGCCTCCGCGCCGAGGGTGCAACGGATCAGGCCAAGGCCAACACCCACCAGGCTGCAGACTCCGTGTCCGACGCGGCCGAGAATGTGGCCGACACCGCAACCGATGCCGCCAAGGAAGCCAAGCACGCAGCCTCCGACGTTGCCGACAAGGCCGCCGACGTGGCAGAGGATGTCAAGGACACGGTCAAGGACAAGGTCCAGAACGTCGACGTCGACGATGTGAAGGAGAAGGCCTCCCAGGTCGCCGACAAGGCAGCCGACAAAGCCTCCGCCGTCGCCGACGACGTCAAGAACACGGTTCGCAACATCGACAGCGACGATGTCGCCCAGGCCGCGAAGGTCGGCACTCCGGTCATCGCCGCCATCGCAGCCGCAGCCGGTGCCGTCGCGTTCGTGCTGATCCGTCGACGCAACCGTCGCCGCAGCGCCGCTCACCTGTTCGTTCCGTCGAAGCGCACCACCCGCAAGCTCGCCAAGAAGGCACGCAAGCACAGCTTCTGA